CGGGTCCCGATGCGGCTCTCCCTGCAGAACCCCCCGCTGCCCGCAGAGCCATGGGGACAAGCGCCGCAGCCGCGCCCCTCTCTCTCCCAGTCTCCCCTGACCCTTTGGGCTGCTCGCAGCCTGAACCCCCCCTCCTCCCCGGACTCCCCTGCCACCTTCAGCCGCCTCCCGCACCGCCTCGCTCACCGATGTTCCCCTCGATGGAAATCTTCCTGAGGCGTTTTTGGAAGCTGGATTCGAGGGAACCGGCGGGGCTCTTGCAGTGCCGCTTGGCGGGGGTAGACATGGCTGTGCCGAGCGGGAACTCGAGGGGTTCCCAGCTGCTCCGGCGCACTTTAAGCGTCCCGCCAGGCGGGTGGGCGGGATGGCCGCTTCCCGCCAATCCTCCCAGAGAAAAGGCGGAGGCGCTGCCCCCTCCCCCGCTCCTGCCCCGCTCCTGCCGCCGCGGTGTTACAAAATGGGCGTTCGGCAAGTGAAATGGAGAAGAGAGCTTTGTGCAGGAAGTGACTGTAGCACGGTTCCACTTAATGATctaatttgcatttctgtaagCGGGTTCGCCATGTTTGATTTACTTATGTAAACTTGAGCAtgtactggggaaaaaaaaaagtcaaaaagcCTCCAGCTGTGGGGGAGGGGTAGTTGTTAGTAATCCGGAACACGTCAAACAAAAAGTTACATGAGAGATGTAGGCTCAGTTTGTTTTGGTTCTGACTGGAGAAGAAATACTCGTGAATGAATGGTGTTCAGCCGGAGACTAAGAGCAGCTTCTGGGCTCCAAATACTTGTGTCAGGGGTCTAGAAGCTTGCTTAACTGTAGGCATGGGTCCTGTATCACCTGCATAGACAAGTTGAAACATGAGCTGGTTATCCAAGGGGAAAGGGGATGGAGGATTCTTAGATGATGAGTTATTCCagtttcctctttcctcctcgGTAATACTGAGATTCAAGGTGATATCTAGCTAGGTCTGGTGTGTTTGGAAGAAATGGGAGGGAATTAACTTTTCCGTACTTTTATGATAATTATGACCCATTGTCTCTTCTTTCCCCATCTCCTCCAAACACACCAGGCTTCAGTGACCGAAGCGAGCAGATTGTTTCACGTGGGGTAGCGTCAGCCTTTGAAGCTGGTAAGTGCTAGTTCCCACACGCGGTGTGTGCAGCCAGAGCGCTCCGGTGTCCGCACCACGCGGGAGCCGCGacgggccggggcgggggcgcGCGGGGCACGCGCAGTGCGGCGAGCGGCGCCCCGGgcgcgcggggccggggctTTGTTCGGCGGGCAGCGCGTGCGCACAGGCGGCGCGCGGGGTCTtgggggcggggccgggctgcACCGGGGCACATGCGCGCCCCGCACCCGCCCGGGCCACGCCGCTGCCGGTACCGTGCTCGGCGCAGGGCTCGCGGTGCTCAGTACCCGCTCGCCACACGCTGCTTTCTGCGAACCGGCCGCGGGCGCTGCGCCATTGCCGCGGGCCCGCCAGGGCGGCGTCTGGGACCGCGCTCTTTGTGCGGAGGAAAGCCCGGCCCAGCGGAAGCGGGAGCATCCGCCGCCATTTCCTAGCGCGCTCTCGCTACAGGCTCGCCTGCTCGCTGCCGCCTGACCGGGACTAGGCGCTCTCCGGACAGCGGATCAGGCTCGGAGCCCTAGAACCAGCGCGGAGCCCCACCATGTGTGCGTGCGGGGAAGGGGCAGGGCGCGGGCCGGGGGCGGGAGCGGCGCCGTGTGTGTGAGGCGGCAGCGCCTAAGGCAGAGGAGGATCAGGGAGGGCCGGCCGGGGCACAGGCCAGGGGGGCCGCCGGGCGCTCTGAGGGGGTGCGGGTGGCGGCCGTGCTGAGCAGTATCTCAAAGGACCCGTTCTGGTCTTTCCAGCAACCACAgaagcagagacagagcagagccTCACCCCCAATGTGATGCTCAACACAGAGAGCAGTGAGGGATATGTGGTGAAAGTCCGGGGGCTGCCTTGGTCCTGCTCCACTGAGGAGGTGCAGAGGTTCTTCTCCGGTAagtggggctgtggggggagTAAGAGGtgtgggagaggggctgggcgCTGCTACCAGTTCTGGATCCCTCCCAGGGATGCTTGGCAGTGGGAATACTGTAGTGAGCAGGAGGCATTCAGTAGCCAGCGTGGTTTGTAGTGCAACAAGTGCTTCAGCCAGAACCTGGTATGCACAGCCATGTTCACGCAGCACAGAGGAGCTTAGTGTCTGAATTGCTGGGATAGCCGCAACTGCCTTTGCTGCTTGAGTAACTAGGAGAGagagggttttattttaaaaaatgttcaacCTGAAGGAAGAATTTTGAAGCTAAATCAGTTTACTTCTTGTGTTGTCCCAATAGACTCTTGTTAAGTGTGTATCCTTCCCCAAATTCTCAGCATTCTGCAGTAATAAATATTGGCGATAAATATATGCTTTCTGCAGTGACTAGAGCTTTTAAAACTGCTTCAGGAATTTGCTGTATTGGACTCTGTTCTGATTTACTTTATTGCACTTAACACtgattgttattattatttatttcacactAATAAGAAAGTTAAGATCAAAATCAGATAGTATGTTCAACTTGAGGCagaaaagctttggaaatgGGTAATTTGTATTTGCTTAATACTGATCTGTAGGCTAACTGCAGTTAGCATCTTGGTTAATTAGTCATTTTTAAGTTATAACAAGAATGCTGctgattttgttgttgtggtgTAATTGGTACTCagtacatttttttgttttagctcTCTGAAACTTCCAAAGTAACACTGTTCCTGTAATAATGTAATTCTGCCTTCctgtttaattttcagattgCAAAATTCTGAACGGGGCTTTGGGTATCCGTTTCATCTATACCAGGGAGGGCAGACCAAGTGGAGAAGCATTTGCTGAACTTGAGTCAGAGGAAGATGTGAAATTGGCCCtgaaaaaagacagagaaacaaTGGGACACAGATATGTTGAAGGTTTGACTTAGTTGGTCTAGTAACTGACTACATTGTGTTTGTGCTTGATGGGTTTTTGGtaaattgcttttcttgtctctttaaaatgcatgtgaaaGGACAGATGGACTTGCATATCATAAGTTGACTAATTTCAAGGCAAATGACTTTAAAAACTCTTCCCTACTCCAGAATGCATTAATTCTAAGTGCCTTTTACAGTTTTCAAGTCAAACAACGTTGAAATGGATTGGGTTCTGAAGCATACTGGTCCCAACAGCCCTGATACAGCTAATGATGGTTTTGTACGTCTTAGAGGACTCCCATTTGGCTGTAGTAAAGAAGAAATTGTACAGTTTTTTTCAGGTATGTGGGATAAAAGTAGTAGCTGTAGCACTATTGGTTTAtgctaaaaaaccccaccaaaccaaaaaacatgGATTGCCCAGTAGTACTGCCCAACAGTATTATCATGGgtattaaaagtaaataaaccaATTCTTCACTAGTTTTCTGGGCATGACAAATCCTTTGGATTACTTCCTAAAGTACTTGATAACTAAATAATTTAGGGAAAGCCAAAAAGTTGCTCAAATTTATACTTGGTGGGACCTGCTGTTTCAATTAAGGATTATAGAAAAGTGTCTTGCTTTccaaataaatctgaatatttCATGTGGGAGGATATTTCTACCCCTAGCCTTGGCTGATTTGCCCTGGTCAGTGAAGGGTGTAGAGCACCCTCAACACTGGGctctgtgtgaggagcaggTTCTCAGTAAGGGCCCATGACCTCTTCCCTACATAGAACTagtattgaaaaaaattcagagaaaaccTGCTGAACTCTACCCAAGTACAGATTAGCCCCTTTCTCTTCctatggggaaaaaacccccaccagACCCCTGAAATTGCCTAGCTCAGAGTTTTTATGGATGAAGAGATAATGTCTTGTTTTGactaatttttacttttttgcagctgttttatGTTTTACAAACTGGAATTAGACTATTAAAATGTCTAAGAATGGAATCTGTTGATTGTTTAGGATTTCActtgttattttcaaaatactagATTTCTAAATGTTTTGCTATAACAAGATATGATAGAGCTtactgttttgctttaaaatacagtagAAACATTTCCAGTTTTACAGTctcagaagttgtttttttgttttctgaattggTGATATGAACAAGAGCAATTTCTAAGTATGtgcattttaaactgtttttttcttacatggTGAAGTAATTCAAGCTTTATAAGTTGTTTATGTGCTTATTATACAAAATGTGTCTCTTCTGTTCAGGaactaatatttaaaaatggcttcatgatttttttcttaattaagcACTCCTAAAGAttaagaaaacccaacaaaacaatgCTGAAACTTAATGTTTGCATAAGACTAATTATTTTATCTAAGTGACCTCTAGTAAAATTACTTGTTCTATATAAAACTGTTTAACTTGCTATGTTTGAATTTTAAGTTCTCTTAAAAAGTTCCTCTTAAATACTTTCACAGAATTGACGAGGTTTGTAATAATGTGTGAAGTTCTTAACGCACCCTGCATTAGATGCCTTCTCTGAGGGGCTGTCCCTGACCCTCAGAGcatttctgagctctgcagggtggGTTAAGAACCTGAACTGAATGGTATGTGATCATGGAGCTCTTTGTTGACGTGCCttttttattctggtgttctaGAATCAACATACCATTTGCTTAAAAGTGTTTAAATTCTGGTGTTTTTAAAGCTATAAGAAAAAACTCATGACTGGGCTTGTGATGTTAATATTGCCCCCCTACTGGGGTTATTTGTCCTTGGGTTGAAGGGTTGGAAATCGTGCCAAATGGGATAACATTGCCGGTGGACTTCCAGGGGAGGAGTACGGGGGAGGCCTTCGTGCAGTTTGCTTCACAGGAAATAGCTGAAAAGGCTCTAAAGAAACACAAGGAAAGAATAGGGCACAGGTGGGGATGGATGGTTGGTTGGCTCTGTCACTTTTCTTATGGTAAACAATTAAATCCATATTctctcttctgaaaatgttaGCACCCCAATCAAAACAGTGTTTTGGTCTCTAACTTGGTGATGAGTAAAGATATTGATTGCTATAGTGTGTGTGGCACAGACTATTAAATCTACCCAAAAAATACAGGACAAAATTGAGATAAACTAAAACATGCTTTGGAAAATGAGTAATAATAGGCATTCAAAACTACAGTTTGGAAATGACAAAGTTGAGAGACTATGGCTTTAACTTCTCAAATAGCACCAATTCTGCCTTTAGCTCTAAAGACATGCACAGTATTCTTACTACCATAAGAAAATGTGATACTTTCTAAACTTGTTTTATAAGTTGAAATGTAACAAAATTACTTACTTGTATTAATCTTCAATGTAATAAGCATAGCTTTCAAGAAATTGTCACAAAGGGTTTTTATTCAATTTTACTTGTGACTATTTTTCATTGAAGCATGCACCTTATGCCTACGCTGAATTACTGAAGCATAGGCTGGGTTCAGTAGTACATGCAGAGCTATCTGTGGCATCCTGGTGGGTTAAACTCTCGGTGGAGATCGGGTTTTTAACCCTCTGTTTCCGTTGCCTTGAGCAACCGTGCTGAGTTGAGTGGACATCAGTCCCTCCTACATTGTTTGACTAACTTTTTAAACTGGGGGGAGGTGGGTGGGGAATCAGTATTGCTCCCCCACCCTTAAGGTTGGGATACTGCAAAGTATGTGGAGCACAAACCcttcagtaattttaatttcttgaaaatacaCTGATTTAAATGTAATGTAGTGCTAATAATAGTCATTGCCTACATAACGTTAAGAAACCTGGCTTAAAATTACTGCCAGTGTCAAGGCTATGACTAAATGGCTTGTTGTAAATGTGAACTTGTGAGGTGTTTGTGGAAGGAATCAAAGACTGACTTCTCCCTGTGCAAACACTTGTAGGTACATTGAGATCTTCAAGAGTAGTCGAGCAGAGGTGCGCACTCACTATGACCCTCCCCGCAAGCTGTTGGCCATGCAGAGACCTGGTCCGTACGACAGGCCTGGCCTGACGCGCGGATACAACAGTCTGGGTAGAGGAAGTAGCTTGGAGAGAATGAGGCGTGGAGCCTACGGAGGAGGTAAGTGCACGGaggcccagggagctgctcGTTTGAAAAGCAGCAACTCTTGGACCTGTTAGTGTCTCCCCAGCTGTATATGTGTCCTTGGCCTTAATTCTTGTAgaagaaatgaaatgctgtagaagaaatgaaatgttgTAGTGGTCATTGTTTGCAGTGTGTACTGTGTATTTGGATCTTTCTGTAGTCAAAATGAAAGTTTATTTGGATCTTTGTGTAGTTGAAATGAACATGTCCAATCTATTTCTAGGTTATGGAGGTTATGATGACTACAATGGGTATAATGATGGCTATGGGTTTGGTTCTGATAGATTTGGAAGAGGTAAGGATCTCTAATAGGAACAGTAACTGAACTTACGACATGTCccaaaagaaactaaaatacaTCTGAAAGACCTAGAATGGACTCTTTTCTCCGCAGGGATGTCGGACCACAGGTACGGCGACGGATCGTCCACCTTCCAGAGCACGACCGGCCACTGCGTCCACATGCGAGGTCTGCCCTACAGAGCCACAGAGAATGACATCTACAACGTGAGTGCCTCATGCTGCTCCCCAGTGCATGGCCTTGGGTCCCAGGGGCTTTGTGGGACATGccagctgcactgcagctggagTGTTCCTCTGGAGAAAATGGCTTGTTGTAAACCCAAACTGTTGCATTGGTGCGTTTTAATCTGTGTGACTGTTCCATGTGTAGTTCTTCTCACCTCTGAACCCTGTAAGAGTACACATTGAAATCGGACCAGATGGCAGGGTAACCGGAGAGGCAGATGTTGAATTTGCTACTCACGAGGACGCAGTGGCCGCTATGTCCAAAGACAAAGCGAATATGCGTAAGTCCGACCGCTCAGGAGCAGTGGCTTTAGGGAGCTGACAGCACTGCACAGTGCATCTGCTGCAACTGGAATGCCGAAGGTTTCAGTGCAGTCTCACTTGCAGTGAGACAAGCTGTACAGGTTTGGTGTGAAATGCTCTCATGGGAAAACTTTCTTCTTCCAGAACACAGATATGTAGAGCTCTTCCTGAATTCTACAGCAGGAGGAACTGGTGGTGCCTATGGTAGTCAGATGATGGGAGCAATGGGTATGTAACAGTCTAACTGCACTTCCAAACAAGTGCTTGCTGTGGAAGCTGGCTTATTTTATACAGCTCCTGCTTATTGTGTGCCTGGcatcaaaactgaaattcaacATTCTGTCTTAATCACACAGTCAAGGAGTCGGAAGGGGTAGTCCAAGATTGGAATACTAGCACATTGCCAGGTACATAAACCTTTTGAGAATACATTTGAGCTTTAGTAGGTTGAATAAACTTGTGGTGCTGAGTGTGGTATGCTTGGTGGAATGAGTGGCTTCTTTGGGAGTGTGGTAGTGCAAAATCTGGGAGATGCctatcctttttattttccttccccttccctaTTTGGAATACCAGAACATAGTTCGGTGATGGAGGATGTATCTGGCATGTGACCCTGCCATTCAAGCCGAGTCTTGGTGGTGGTGAGAGAGAGATACTTGGAATTGGGAGAAATTGTCTGAATTGCTCTTGCAAACCCcagaattcttaaaaaaatctaaaatgtgTGTTTGTAGCACAAGTCTTAAATGCCTGTTGCTGTTGTGCCTCTAAGACAGATACCCTCCTGACACCCAGCTGGGCTGGTTTCGGAGATGAAGGTGGGGTTGGTTTCTGTGGGAGCTCCTTTCTTGGAGGTGctggggggggtgggggtgtgTGGATACACTATTACTTTTATAATATTTGGTTACAAAATGTTTGTAGTTTAATGCTGATACTGAAACTACAGAAAGTAGTATAGGCAAGTGATGAGGTGAAGAGGTGTTTGATTAAACAGAGGTATCTGTGTCTgagccacagcactgctgtgatgTGAGGCACAACCACTCTGGAGCAGGAATAAGTTTGTCAGGGCCATATGCACATGACTGACTCCAGTTAAtgagctgctgtgcttctgAAAGGACAGCACTCCTGTGTAAGGTCCTTTAAAGCTAAGTTAAAGTCTTTTGGGGTGTGTTACAGTACAGATCAATCCTGTTTAGTATAGTCCACAGAAATTGTAAAAGTAACTTCTAAAGTTCTTGTTGCTGCTTGATTGCAGGGATGTCTTTAGAAACCCCATCACTTTCCTTGAGCATGTTAAACTTCCCTTGGTGTGAGCAAGGTAGTGCCAGAGTGCAGGGGCTGTTGGTTGGGTGAGGGCTGGGGTTGATGATGAGTAGATCTTGACCGGCAAGTTCTTAATGTTTTTACCCTTAACTTAAAGGGAGCCAATCCAGTTACGGTGCTCCAGGCAACCAGCAGCTGAGTGGGGGTTATGGCGGAGGATATGGAGGTCAAAGCAGCATGAGTGGCTATGGTaagagcatttctttttttgtttccattgaGCCAGGTGCAGCTGGCTTAACATACCCTTCACTGGTGTTGAAGGGTTGTGTTCTAACCTGGGCAGCACAGGCTCTGAAAGTTAAAAATGTGGCTTCTGTGACTTGGGgaattgggggggggggggaaatcaATTTAAAGCTCCAATGGGGATCTGAGGGGGGGAAATGTGGAAAACTATTCTTAAAGGGGCAGGAAATGCCAGTCTCAGACTTGCATTGCTCTGATCACATCTTTTCTTAATCCAAAAGCTGGAGACCAGCTTTGTTTAACCACCACAGTACAAATGGGGGAGGGGGTCATGGGAGGCTGGGTCCTCCCTATTCCCCCAGAGCAGTGGTAAAGCTCTGGCTTGGGAACGGGGTGATGCAGAGCTCGTGCTGTCGTTGAACATCCGATAACTGACTTTGGGTACGGAGCTGTAAACTGACACTTTGCAGCGTTGGGCACGGTAGACGGTATTTACGAGGTGGCCCAGCAAGGACAGGCGTTGGGGCAAGGATGCTTCGAGTCGGCCTGAGGCAGCTGTGAACCTGCTGTCGGTTTCCCCCTCAGACCCCGGGAGCCAGGGCGCCATGAACAGCAGCTACTACAGCAGTGGGAACCGCGCATCCATGGGAGTGAACGGCATGGGCGGCATGTCCAACATGTCCAACATGAGTGGTGGCTGGGGAATGTAACCAATCGCTGACTTTTGGTcacatcttttttaaaaaacaaaaaaacaaaaaactaagtTTAACAGTTTTGCAATACGAGCTTGTGATTTATGCTTTACTGTAAGTGAATTCAGGATTGTTTTAAAACCTTTCAGGTTCAGTATTTTTGAACATACAGAAATGAACATTCATCTAGGATGTAATAACCAAGTAAAGACTATAACTGTTAAACAATTTGGAGCGTTTCTCAAATTAGTTTTGTTGTAGGAGTGTATTTAAGCAGTAAGCGTATTTAGGTTAAAGCTGTTTGAATTATGTTAAATGTTGCTCTTATACCATATTACATCCAACACTGTTTTGAATACATGTTGAAAGAGACATGCTTTTTTGTAAAGAACCAATATAGGAGCTGTGTCTGAAAATCAAAGTGAACATTTGGCATGTTAGTTctagtttatttcttttaatatcctGTAAGGCAtgttaaagctttttttttttttaagttaatgGGGGAAACATGTTGAGACGCAATACGGCTACTTTAGGATTTTGGTCTTGGTGTTCGTATAAAATTCTGAGGCCTTGATTTAATCTTTCATTGTATTGTGATTTCCTTTTTAGGTGTATTGCGCTAAGTGAAACTTGTtaaataaatcttccttttaaaaactggaACTCACTCCTTCTTGACCTCCAGCTTCTTGTAACCACACTCTCAGCCATGTCCTGTGTGACTGTTGTGCTctggcccagcagctgctgagcactgaCCCCTCCCAGAGCACTGACCCAGAGAGTGTTAACAGTGACACGGGGGAACCACCCCCGCTGCTGGGGGTGCCCAGGGGGCCTTGGTTCAAAGCGCTGCATGGCTGTGCCATGAGCAGGGGGGGTCTGGGCGTTAAAACTCTGGGGTGGTGAGAGGTGATCTGTACTTTCCTGTAGGTATCAGTGGACTCAGCAGCTTACTGCAACCGTGTTTCAATAAATGCAACTTGACAAATATCCTGCTTAAAGATGTGGTTTTGTAAGCAACATAGTTACAGCTTTTTGAGCACTGCACCTTCCCCTGAAATGACAGGGAACTTGTTTCTGTGCAGTGGCCATAGTATTTTGTTTGCCCTTTGTAGTAAACTGTTTGTTCTGAAGTGTTAAGAACCTGAGGTGCCTGTCTACCCTCCTGTTCTGTAGCAGAGGAGGTGTAAGGGTGGAATTCTGAGCACGGGGTACTGCAGCCATGGCTGGCTGCCATGAAAACaacctgctgccagcccagctcagtgggctcctggccctgctctgcctctgttgGAGCTGGGTCAGAGTGGGGATCACCCCAGGTTTGCACTGTTTCACACGGAGCCTCTGGAAGAAGCTCACTTGGTcaaagagctgctctggaacCTGGGACACTCACGGGTACtgtgggggctgctggggcCAGGGCTGCCTTCAccgtgctgctgctgtggtgccaGCCCCGTGCTCTGGCACAGGAACACAAAACTGTTTTGGGATCCCTGGTGCAGCAGAACCCAGGCCTGGCAGAACAGGGACCTGGTGCCCCTGGgtctggggcagcagctgctcccctctGTCCCAGGGGTGGACACAGTGAACTGGAGTCActgccattttctttttggaaaaggGCAAAAGcagttccagctgcagggcagtggCTTCATCTGGTACCTTCCAAGAATACCACAGCGTTGGTCAGGCATCCCAGACACGTTCTGGTACCTTTAACTTAAACCTTGGATATGCCTGGCTGGACGAGAACATTCTCTTCTAGGATCTGTGACTGATAGGTGTTAAAAATTAGAACTTGCTTTCAGTTTTTGCAAAAGACTTTATTGTGTAACTACTGCACTGTGGTCACAGCGACTTCCAGAACAAGTATAATGTGCAGCTTTTGACTCCGCAGTGAACTGAAGGCACATTCATTGACACTCTACTTATAAAGCTTTCTATAGACAATTCATAAATTGACCTTTTCCTCTCTGGCTGACTAGAGCAAATACAAAACTGTACATGAGACAGGGGAGCACACAGGAGCACCTACAGTGAAGGTAAAGAAATTAAGTTCATGTACAGAGAGACAATGATATCTACAGGGATCAAATAAATGTAGAAATACCATATAcaaattttaatacaaatacctataaaaatcagaaaaatgaatCTTAGTTTCAAATAGAACTCTTGGGGAAATTACAGTTGATATaagctttttaattatttcagttggAGAAGCATTAGCTTGCACAATCCCTACAAATTAATTTACACTGCTCTTACAGTGGAAATTGTTAGACCAGCCAGTCCAGTCTGCTGCACAGAAGACACCTGcaattcagaattaaaaaaataatggctACTTTCCAATGTTAAAGTGGCTCAGTCAAGGGCAGGAGAGCCTTAGGAGGAGTTAGAGGAGCACTGCTGGAGAAGTAATGTGTGACAATTATCACAGACACGGACGGGTTTCGGGTACGATGGCAGCGCGAGTTCATTACTGGAACAACTGTTGCAGAAGATGTCCCCGCAGTTTCTGCAGTGGTGCTACAAAAACAGAGTCAGAATGAGCACAGCTGCCTAAAAAACGGCATCCGGAAGAAAGAAGTCAGGCCTTGGGAACTGTGTCCGAGTCCACTTCCAATAagcccagccctcccagcagcacttcCTTCTGCGCAGGGCCGAGTGCAGGGCGCGATCCCTCCGCGACCGGGAGCTGCACCCGCCGCGGCTCGggggcagccaggagcaggagcgGGGCCGGAGCGGGCGGGCCTGGCCGCGGAGGGAGGGCGGCGTCCCCGGGACAGCCTGCGCTGGGATGGGCTGCGCTGGCCCGCCCCGCCCGGCTCCCCGCACCGCGGGCCGGGCACCGAgcagtgcctgctctgctgggaaatgAGCCTGAACGCAGCCACAGCGGCTCTCCACCGACAGCACCGAAACAGGGGGCTGTATTACTTTTTGGGTCGCAAGTGCCAAACTATTTCCTATGTATTTATCATGCCAACAAGATTCAGA
The Parus major isolate Abel chromosome 13, Parus_major1.1, whole genome shotgun sequence DNA segment above includes these coding regions:
- the HNRNPH1 gene encoding heterogeneous nuclear ribonucleoprotein H isoform X25 — protein: MSTTEAETEQSLTPNVMLNTESSEGYVVKVRGLPWSCSTEEVQRFFSDCKILNGALGIRFIYTREGRPSGEAFAELESEEDVKLALKKDRETMGHRYVEVFKSNNVEMDWVLKHTGPNSPDTANDGFVRLRGLPFGCSKEEIVQFFSGLEIVPNGITLPVDFQGRSTGEAFVQFASQEIAEKALKKHKERIGHRYIEIFKSSRAEVRTHYDPPRKLLAMQRPGPYDRPGLTRGYNSLGRGSSLERMRRGAYGGGMSDHRYGDGSSTFQSTTGHCVHMRGLPYRATENDIYNFFSPLNPVRVHIEIGPDGRVTGEADVEFATHEDAVAAMSKDKANMQHRYVELFLNSTAGGTGGAYGSQMMGAMGSQSSYGAPGNQQLSGGYGGGYGGQSSMSGYDPGSQGAMNSSYYSSGNRASMGVNGMGGMSNMSNMSGGWGM
- the HNRNPH1 gene encoding heterogeneous nuclear ribonucleoprotein H isoform X22, whose translation is MSTTEAETEQSLTPNVMLNTESSEGYVVKVRGLPWSCSTEEVQRFFSDCKILNGALGIRFIYTREGRPSGEAFAELESEEDVKLALKKDRETMGHRYVEVFKSNNVEMDWVLKHTGPNSPDTANDGFVRLRGLPFGCSKEEIVQFFSGLEIVPNGITLPVDFQGRSTGEAFVQFASQEIAEKALKKHKERIGHRYIEIFKSSRAEVRTHYDPPRKLLAMQRPGPYDRPGLTRGYNSLGRGSSLERMRRGAYGGGYGGYDDYNGYNDGYGFGSDRFGREWTLFSAGMSDHRYGDGSSTFQSTTGHCVHMRGLPYRATENDIYNFFSPLNPVRVHIEIGPDGRVTGEADVEFATHEDAVAAMSKDKANMQHRYVELFLNSTAGGTGGAYGSQMMGAMGSQSSYGAPGNQQLSGGYGGGYGGQSSMSGYAGDQLCLTTTVQMGEGVMGGWVLPIPPEQW
- the HNRNPH1 gene encoding heterogeneous nuclear ribonucleoprotein H isoform X18; this encodes MSTTEAETEQSLTPNVMLNTESSEGYVVKVRGLPWSCSTEEVQRFFSDCKILNGALGIRFIYTREGRPSGEAFAELESEEDVKLALKKDRETMGHRYVEVFKSNNVEMDWVLKHTGPNSPDTANDGFVRLRGLPFGCSKEEIVQFFSGLEIVPNGITLPVDFQGRSTGEAFVQFASQEIAEKALKKHKERIGHRYIEIFKSSRAEVRTHYDPPRKLLAMQRPGPYDRPGLTRGYNSLGRGSSLERMRRGAYGGGYGGYDDYNGYNDGYGFGSDRFGREWTLFSAGMSDHRYGDGSSTFQSTTGHCVHMRGLPYRATENDIYNFFSPLNPVRVHIEIGPDGRVTGEADVEFATHEDAVAAMSKDKANMQHRYVELFLNSTAGGTGGAYGSQMMGAMVKESEGVVQDWNTSTLPGSQSSYGAPGNQQLSGGYGGGYGGQSSMSGYAGDQLCLTTTVQMGEGVMGGWVLPIPPEQW
- the HNRNPH1 gene encoding heterogeneous nuclear ribonucleoprotein H isoform X10, with amino-acid sequence MSTTEAETEQSLTPNVMLNTESSEGYVVKVRGLPWSCSTEEVQRFFSDCKILNGALGIRFIYTREGRPSGEAFAELESEEDVKLALKKDRETMGHRYVEVFKSNNVEMDWVLKHTGPNSPDTANDGFVRLRGLPFGCSKEEIVQFFSGLEIVPNGITLPVDFQGRSTGEAFVQFASQEIAEKALKKHKERIGHRYIEIFKSSRAEVRTHYDPPRKLLAMQRPGPYDRPGLTRGYNSLGRGSSLERMRRGAYGGGMSDHRYGDGSSTFQSTTGHCVHMRGLPYRATENDIYNFFSPLNPVRVHIEIGPDGRVTGEADVEFATHEDAVAAMSKDKANMQHRYVELFLNSTAGGTGGAYGSQMMGAMVKESEGVVQDWNTSTLPAQVLNACCCCASKTDTLLTPSWAGFGDEGMSLETPSLSLSMLNFPWCEQGSQSSYGAPGNQQLSGGYGGGYGGQSSMSGYDPGSQGAMNSSYYSSGNRASMGVNGMGGMSNMSNMSGGWGM
- the HNRNPH1 gene encoding heterogeneous nuclear ribonucleoprotein H isoform X16, with the protein product MSTTEAETEQSLTPNVMLNTESSEGYVVKVRGLPWSCSTEEVQRFFSDCKILNGALGIRFIYTREGRPSGEAFAELESEEDVKLALKKDRETMGHRYVEVFKSNNVEMDWVLKHTGPNSPDTANDGFVRLRGLPFGCSKEEIVQFFSGLEIVPNGITLPVDFQGRSTGEAFVQFASQEIAEKALKKHKERIGHRYIEIFKSSRAEVRTHYDPPRKLLAMQRPGPYDRPGLTRGYNSLGRGSSLERMRRGAYGGGYGGYDDYNGYNDGYGFGSDRFGREWTLFSAGMSDHRYGDGSSTFQSTTGHCVHMRGLPYRATENDIYNFFSPLNPVRVHIEIGPDGRVTGEADVEFATHEDAVAAMSKDKANMQHRYVELFLNSTAGGTGGAYGSQMMGAMVKESEGVVQDWNTSTLPGSQSSYGAPGNQQLSGGYGGGYGGQSSMSGYDPGSQGAMNSSYYSSGNRASMGVNGMGGMSNMSNMSGGWGM
- the HNRNPH1 gene encoding heterogeneous nuclear ribonucleoprotein H isoform X23; protein product: MSTTEAETEQSLTPNVMLNTESSEGYVVKVRGLPWSCSTEEVQRFFSDCKILNGALGIRFIYTREGRPSGEAFAELESEEDVKLALKKDRETMGHRYVEVFKSNNVEMDWVLKHTGPNSPDTANDGFVRLRGLPFGCSKEEIVQFFSGLEIVPNGITLPVDFQGRSTGEAFVQFASQEIAEKALKKHKERIGHRYIEIFKSSRAEVRTHYDPPRKLLAMQRPGPYDRPGLTRGYNSLGRGSSLERMRRGAYGGGMSDHRYGDGSSTFQSTTGHCVHMRGLPYRATENDIYNFFSPLNPVRVHIEIGPDGRVTGEADVEFATHEDAVAAMSKDKANMQHRYVELFLNSTAGGTGGAYGSQMMGAMVKESEGVVQDWNTSTLPGSQSSYGAPGNQQLSGGYGGGYGGQSSMSGYDPGSQGAMNSSYYSSGNRASMGVNGMGGMSNMSNMSGGWGM